The Brassica oleracea var. oleracea cultivar TO1000 chromosome C7, BOL, whole genome shotgun sequence sequence AGAAACCATTAATTACTTTTATGATTAAGAATTGATGATGATGATATATATATAAATTGTACATGTGTTGTGTTTGGGTTTAATATACTTTCTTGATGATGATGATTATATACATATGTATATATACAGTGTACATGGGTGTTTGTAGGATTTTATATACTTACTTTCTTGGCTTACCGGAGATTAGGTTATGAATTTAACGCTTGGTGCTGAAGATTGAGACGCAAAACGTGTAAGTTGAGGGGAATGAAGCCTGGTCCGACATCATTATCATTATCATTATCATCATCATCATCATCATCACAATGATCATATTGAATGGTCTCGAGCCAAGCATCATCCACCTGAACTTTTGGCTCAGAGAGAGAAAAGAAGATTAGAGAGAAGTTAGAGAAACTAAACGGCCATGCATTTTATTTATTCTAGGATGGGCCCTTTATATTCTGCGAAAGGGCTGGAGGATGGTTTCTTTTACCATTTTTATTCTTCTCAAAACCATTGAATTGATATTTATAGAAAGAGTACTCTGCACGGAAGCTTCATCGGACGTCCGCTTCCAGCTTCGGAACCGGAATCGGAATCAGAACCTTGCGGAAGCTTACATAATCTCGCTTCCAAAATACTTCTAAAATATTCTCTTTAAAAACACGTTGGAAGTTTATGATTCCGTTTTGGAATCAAGCTTCAATTCTTTAGAAAAAAAAACACAATGTCTTATATCAATAAAAATATAAAATTATAGTTTTAATTTATATAAAATCCAAATTTTAGTAGTATTGAATAGAGAGAATAGAAATATACAAAAATTAAAATTAATACTATAAATTACCTTTATGCATTGAATTTTTTATTTAAGTAATCATATATTCAAATATATTATGTCAATTAACTATAAAGTATTAAAAATAATTAATACAATGATTTATTTTAAATTAATTTATGTGTATTTTCACAGTTTTAATATGAAATCATTTCAAAATTATTATAAATGAATAAATGTTTTATTTTAAATTTAATTAATATAATTTTTAGTTCTAGATTTTTTTTTTAAATCTTATATATGTATGTATATATATATATATATATGGATACGATTCCAACATGTATCCGCTTCCTAATTTTTTTCAAAATCTCGTTTCAACGCTTCCGCTTCCACGTATCCGCTTCCGTTTCCATGTAACATAATAAACATGACCATTTCAAAAAAGTATATGATATGTTGGGAAACTAAAATTTTTATTTTTTTATCATAATCTTTTAATAAATTAATTTGTTACTCTTAGACAAATGTGACAAATGGAAGCACAAATTTTTGAGTGAATATTCCAATTTCAGATGTACAGAATGCACGAGTAAGTTCGGTATACCTAAGATTCAAGATACATGTATGATCTCTAACTATACACCAGCATTATCTTTAAGACCAGAACTGTAAGCTGACAAGTTTGGTATGAAATAAAGACGTCCTATTTACACAATCACATTCAACTTTTAGACTTTTTTCTGTTTTAAAGTCAGAAAGTAAAAGAAAAAAGGAAGAGAAAATGTCTCTTTTGACAACCATTCATTAGCTGCAGAAAAATTAGATCCCTATCACAATTTTAGAGCTAACTAACATTCACAACTTGTGTCATCTTCTACAAACGTCACATCATTAACTGTAACAGAAATATTATATAACAACAGTGACAGAGAACTTGATAAGTGATAGCCACAACATTTATTGAATTTTCTTTAGAGTGTCAATACATTTGAAGCACAAAGACAGAAGAAACAGGTACAGAATATGCAAAGCTTTTCTGGATGGAAATGAGGGTTTTGCATCAGTCCAAAGAGAGCTTGGCCAGTGTGAGGGAAAGTACCTTAACTCCATTAGACATGTCTTCAGGAGATGAATATTCTTCAGGTTTATGGCTATATCCTGCAAGAAAAGCACACAACCAAAAACAATATTAATGGCAACGCTGATCCGATTAAGATCACGGACTTATTGATTCACGTGTATACCTTTGTAGCACGGGATGAATATCATACCCATTGGAGATATCCTGGAAACAGCAAAATACAACAAAGTTCAACGTCACTCTTAAGAAAGAACAGTGAAAGTAGACTGGTGATTTGACAAAAGGGTCTATAAGTGTTCCAATTTAAATTATTTTAATGTTATGAGTTGTTATGGTTGATAGTGCTCAATTTGACAAGTTTAAAGTTGTTATTCCAAACATGAAACATGGAGATTTTGGTAGTACCTTGCCATGAAGAGAGAATCATGATAAGCTCGGCTTATCATCATCTTGTGTGATAAGTTTAGCTCTGTGCTTGCCTCTGCCATTTTCTTGATTACTAGCTTGTCTGAGAGAGCCGGTGGATCTTGATTTACAATCTTGAATTCTGTTAGCTTCACCTTTCGTTTTCGAGCAATCGTGTTGGCAGATTCCTGTATCTTCTTGATCACGGTGTTTCTTCTCGCTTCATCAATATCTCTTGTATCTTCAAAAGAACAGAAGACAAGAACTATACCCTCAGCTTCTTCAAAGGCGTACACAAAGCATGTATTTGTAACAGAGTTTCTCTATTAATAGTGTGAAGGAAACATGGAATCCATACCGATTTCAAGATGAGATTTGCTTGGAATGCTGTTGATTGCTCCAGGATGTAGCTCCAGAATACCTTAAAAACCGCAACGGTTCATTCATCTTGTGAATAAGTTCTTGTGGAATCATCAGTGAGGCAAAACTTACCAACAGTTCCTACAGTATCTATTGATTCTGATTCTAACACATGTTTCTCCACAGCAAGAGCTAACTCTGCAGCCGCAAGCCCGGCATCATTTCTGAAGAAATAGTCATTTGTAGATTTAATTAGTGGTTTAACCAGATGGCTTATATCTTATAATATAAGTCACCTATATGGCATAAGCACAGCACCGGCGTGACCTCCATTGCCTTCAAATTCCACCTTCAAACTTGCTGGGGCAGCAATAGCGGTTACTACACCGGATGTCCGAGGAAAGAAGAATTCCGAGGAATTATTTTCGACGACTTGTTTCGTCGGTATGTCGTCGGAATAACGATATTCCGACGAAATTCCGATGATTTTTTCCCTCAGAATCCTTGCTGTTTTCTTGTAGTGATAGTGTTATGCTTTATTTCATGAGCAATGTGAAGCGTGATCAG is a genomic window containing:
- the LOC106303989 gene encoding ureidoglycolate hydrolase-like; the encoded protein is MPYRNDAGLAAAELALAVEKHVLESESIDTVGTVGILELHPGAINSIPSKSHLEIDTRDIDEARRNTVIKKIQESANTIARKRKVKLTEFKIVNQDPPALSDKLVIKKMAEASTELNLSHKMMISRAYHDSLFMARISPMGMIFIPCYKGYSHKPEEYSSPEDMSNGVKVLSLTLAKLSLD